One part of the Humulus lupulus chromosome 9, drHumLupu1.1, whole genome shotgun sequence genome encodes these proteins:
- the LOC133800615 gene encoding protein kinase PINOID, with translation MLELGFGRDSDGDQLSLETANSSQSSMSSDSCSSYSRHSFDGAATAAPIELSTSTSTSLEENINNISLKPHRSSDFAYSAIRSATFGRKSGLTFSDFNVLRKIGAGDIGTVYLCRLKNSEAETDDNRNSDPCFYAMKVVDKEVLAVKKKVHRAEMERKILKMLDHPFLPTLYAEFEASHFSCIVMEYCSGGDLHSLRHKQPRKRFSLNSARFYAAEVLVALEYLHMLGIIYRDLKPENVLVRSDGHIMLSDFDLSLCSDAVPAVESPDSSPPYVPSPSTPSYSRSHTSSAATSTSTLSPFACFSNRLFRSRRVQTLTAANRLFVAEPVTARSCSFVGTHEYVSPEVASGRSHGNAVDWWAYGVFIYEMIYGRTPFAAQSNESTLLNIVKTPLAFPTPTPSGALELHARDLISGLLDKDPTRRLGAKRGAAEVKKHAFFKGLNLALIRCSPPPEVPGLRRQKTTPFGAHGSSNSNNNNNSKIRSCSRQSSTAFDYF, from the exons ATGTTAGAGCTTGGTTTTGGCCGTGATTCAGACGGTGATCAGCTTAGTTTGGAGACTGCCAATTCAAGCCAAAGCTCAATGAGCAGCGATAGCTGTAGTAGTTACAGTAGACATTCATTCGACGGCGCCGCAACGGCGGCGCCCATCGAGCTCTCGACATCGACATCGACATCGCTGGAAGAAAACATCAACAATATCTCGTTAAAGCCACACAGATCGTCAGATTTCGCTTACTCTGCCATCCGTTCCGCCACGTTCGGCCGGAAATCCGGCCTCACGTTCAGCGATTTCAACGTCCTCCGAAAAATAGGTGCTGGCGATATCGGCACCGTCTATCTGTGCAGACTGAAAAACTCCGAAGCGGAAACCGACGACAATCGTAATTCTGATCCTTGCTTCTACGCCATGAAAGTTGTCGACAAAGAAGTTCTGGCGGTAAAGAAGAAGGTTCACAGAGCGGAAATGGAGAGAAAGATCTTGAAGATGCTTGACCATCCATTTCTTCCAACTCTCTACGCCGAGTTCGAAGCTTCACATTTCTCGTGCATAGTAATGGAGTATTGCTCCGGTGGTGACTTGCATTCTCTTCGGCACAAGCAACCTCGCAAACGATTTTCGCTCAACTCCGCCAG GTTTTACGCAGCTGAAGTTCTGGTAGCCCTAGAGTATCTTCACATGTTGGGAATCATCTACCGAGACTTAAAACCAGAGAACGTACTCGTCAGATCGGACGGTCACATTATGCTCTCCGACTTCGACCTCTCTCTTTGCTCCGACGCAGTCCCAGCCGTTGAATCACCGGACTCTTCACCACCCTACGTCCCGTCCCCATCGACACCATCCTACTCCCGCTCACACACGAGCAGCGCCGCTACTTCGACGTCAACCCTGTCGCCGTTCGCATGCTTCTCCAACCGGTTGTTCCGGTCGCGCCGTGTCCAGACGCTCACGGCGGCGAACCGGCTCTTCGTGGCCGAGCCAGTGACAGCTAGGTCGTGCTCTTTCGTCGGTACCCACGAGTACGTTTCTCCTGAAGTGGCTTCCGGTAGGTCCCACGGCAACGCCGTGGACTGGTGGGCCTACGGTGTCTTCATCTACGAAATGATCTACGGCCGTACGCCGTTCGCGGCTCAATCGAACGAGAGCACGCTCCTAAACATAGTCAAGACGCCACTCGCGTTCCCCACCCCCACGCCTTCGGGCGCGCTTGAGCTTCACGCGAGGGACTTGATATCCGGGTTACTGGACAAGGACCCGACCCGGCGTCTCGGGGCGAAGCGCGGCGCTGCCGAGGTTAAGAAGCACGCGTTTTTCAAGGGTCTGAACTTGGCCTTGATTAGGTGTTCGCCGCCGCCGGAGGTGCCGGGACTCAGGAGGCAGAAAACGACGCCGTTTGGTGCTCACGGAAGTAGTAATagtaacaataacaataacagtAAGATTAGGAGTTGTAGTAGACAATCATCGACGGCGTTCGATTACTTCTGA